Proteins encoded by one window of Bradyrhizobium sp. B097:
- a CDS encoding cysteine desulfurase yields the protein MSVHPAISNGRYEVNRLRTDFPALAMTVYGKPLVYLDNAASAQKPKAVLDRMMQVYSSEYANVHRGLHYLANAATEAYEGARTKVARFVNAHLNEEIVFTRSATEAINLVAQTFGRERITPGDEIVLSIMEHHSNIVPWHFLRERLGAVIKWAPVDDDGNFLLDAFERLLTPRTKMVAITQMSNVLGTVLPVKDVVRIAHARGIPVLVDGSQGCVHLTVDVCNIDCDFYVMTGHKLYGPTGIGVLYGKSEHLASMPPFNGGGEMIRQVSRAGVIYGGPPHRFEAGTPPIVEAIGLGAAVDYINSIGKERIRKHENALLAYAQEKLGDINSVRMIGTTAEKGPVISFDMKGAHAHDIATVIDRAGVAVRAGSHCAMPLLERFGVLATCRASFGLYNTCEEIDTLVLALIKARQLFS from the coding sequence ATGAGCGTGCATCCCGCGATTAGCAATGGTCGTTACGAGGTCAACCGTCTGCGTACGGACTTTCCTGCGCTGGCCATGACGGTGTACGGCAAGCCGCTTGTTTACCTCGATAACGCTGCATCCGCGCAAAAGCCGAAGGCGGTGCTTGACCGTATGATGCAGGTGTATTCCAGCGAGTATGCCAACGTACATCGTGGCCTGCACTACCTCGCTAACGCGGCGACCGAGGCGTATGAAGGTGCCCGTACCAAGGTGGCGCGATTTGTGAACGCACATCTAAACGAGGAGATCGTCTTCACCCGCAGCGCCACGGAGGCCATCAATCTGGTCGCCCAGACCTTTGGCCGTGAACGCATCACCCCGGGTGATGAGATCGTTCTGTCTATTATGGAACACCACTCCAATATCGTACCGTGGCATTTTCTAAGGGAACGGCTCGGCGCAGTCATCAAATGGGCGCCAGTGGATGACGACGGCAACTTCCTGCTCGATGCATTTGAGCGGCTCCTGACCCCGCGCACCAAGATGGTTGCGATCACCCAGATGTCGAACGTGCTAGGTACCGTCCTGCCGGTCAAAGACGTCGTGAGGATCGCACATGCGCGTGGTATCCCGGTGCTGGTCGACGGCTCGCAAGGATGCGTCCATCTGACCGTCGACGTCTGCAACATCGATTGCGATTTCTACGTGATGACAGGCCACAAACTCTATGGTCCGACCGGGATCGGCGTGCTTTACGGCAAGTCTGAGCATCTGGCATCGATGCCGCCCTTCAACGGTGGCGGCGAGATGATCCGTCAGGTCTCGCGTGCGGGCGTCATCTATGGTGGTCCGCCGCACCGGTTCGAGGCAGGTACGCCGCCGATCGTCGAGGCGATCGGTTTGGGGGCGGCTGTGGATTACATCAATTCAATAGGCAAGGAGCGGATTCGCAAGCACGAGAACGCGCTGCTCGCTTACGCGCAGGAGAAGCTGGGGGACATCAACTCCGTGCGCATGATCGGGACGACGGCCGAGAAGGGGCCGGTCATCTCCTTTGATATGAAAGGCGCGCATGCGCATGATATCGCCACCGTCATCGACCGTGCCGGAGTAGCGGTTCGGGCGGGGAGCCATTGCGCGATGCCGCTGCTCGAGCGCTTCGGCGTGCTGGCGACGTGCCGCGCATCTTTCGGACTTTACAACACATGTGAAGAGATTGATACGCTCGTGCTGGCGCTCATCAAGGCGCGGCAGCTGTTCTCGTGA